In a genomic window of Halobiforma lacisalsi AJ5:
- a CDS encoding PAS domain S-box protein, whose translation MGGGSVETAVRRDGAMDPVTVLVAAADPDRGRSVKGRLERAEESLTATVETGEGALAGIDSRGVDCVLCTERWVAAADNGVRGDLEHILERDADRMTPPILCLGDGDTVSPRAALEAGLTDYVLEPSGGDPESPGADRNALLARRVRNAGERHRAERAATEYRSIFEALPDAVVVHDAAGNYSHANRRATELLGYDRERLLEETTVADVETELGPDDLESELRRIDPGDALTLEGRNRRADGTEVPVRVSVRRSEADDDRYIGVVRDVTELRDRERELERSLDLLEKTEELADAGGWELDLRTDDLRWTNGTRRIHAVDDEFEPTLERAIEFYHPDDRDRIDATIRAAITEGTSFDETARILTADGTTKRLRLRGEAYCEDGRTVQVRGAIWDVTERHRQRQEIRASNAKLEALATAFPDVALVLDEEGRYLEVYASEESEARLIDAPEAMVGEPVEDILPRRQAETIREGVERAVETGATQTVEYRLEVPAGNRWFEGRIAPVGDRIGGSRAVVLVARDVTERKETAAELRQREAHLEQAQAVANIGSWHMDVPSDQIYWSDEVYEIFGLEREDGPIDHDRFMAHIHPDDRTFVDREWEAAKRGDTYDVEHRIVTADGGTKWVRQKAELTFDDGQPVSAVGVVQDVTDRKEYERRLESQNERLEVFNRVIRHDLRNRMNVIEGYASMLEDRVDDENSFASRIRIAAEELLSVGEEIHRANRLVTDPSHDRRPVDLRAALESALDSLRERYEEFGCTMTAPESAWVRGADGIEVALENVLENAIEHNDAARPRIEIDVDVDPNADADGNGKNDTDRDDAIEVTIADNGPGIPKSERELLTGRKERSQLEHTSGLGLWIATWVVSSLDGELELAEREGEQRGTVVRIRLPRTERRSAGGSPSDPDHEFGSGSKPTTNSTGNTNANAGIEPGPARPSRDG comes from the coding sequence ATGGGAGGGGGATCCGTGGAGACGGCCGTTCGGCGGGACGGAGCGATGGACCCGGTGACAGTACTCGTCGCAGCGGCCGACCCGGATCGGGGGCGGTCTGTGAAGGGGCGACTCGAGCGGGCCGAGGAGTCCCTGACGGCGACCGTCGAAACCGGCGAGGGCGCGCTCGCGGGGATCGATTCCAGAGGGGTCGACTGCGTCCTCTGTACGGAGCGGTGGGTGGCCGCTGCCGACAACGGCGTGCGGGGTGATCTCGAGCACATCCTCGAGCGCGACGCGGACCGCATGACGCCGCCGATCCTGTGTCTCGGCGACGGGGATACCGTCTCGCCGCGGGCGGCGCTCGAGGCGGGACTGACCGACTACGTGCTGGAACCGTCCGGCGGCGACCCGGAGTCGCCCGGGGCGGATCGAAACGCCCTTCTCGCGCGCCGGGTCCGGAACGCCGGGGAGCGCCACCGGGCCGAACGGGCGGCGACGGAGTACCGATCGATCTTCGAGGCCCTGCCGGACGCCGTCGTCGTCCACGACGCGGCCGGCAACTACTCCCACGCGAACCGGCGCGCGACCGAACTGCTGGGGTACGATCGAGAACGGCTCCTCGAGGAGACGACCGTCGCGGACGTCGAGACCGAACTCGGCCCCGACGACCTTGAGTCCGAGCTCCGGCGGATCGATCCCGGGGACGCGTTGACCCTCGAGGGGCGGAACAGGCGCGCCGACGGGACCGAGGTGCCGGTCCGGGTGAGCGTTCGACGGAGCGAGGCCGACGACGATCGGTACATCGGGGTCGTCCGCGACGTGACGGAACTGCGGGACAGGGAACGGGAACTCGAGCGGAGCCTCGATCTCCTCGAGAAGACGGAGGAACTGGCCGACGCCGGCGGCTGGGAACTCGATCTCCGGACCGACGACCTCCGGTGGACGAACGGGACACGGCGGATCCACGCGGTCGACGACGAGTTCGAGCCGACCCTGGAGCGGGCGATCGAGTTCTACCACCCGGACGACCGCGACCGGATCGACGCGACGATCCGGGCCGCGATCACGGAGGGGACATCGTTCGACGAAACGGCCCGGATCCTCACCGCCGACGGGACGACCAAACGGCTCCGCTTGCGCGGCGAGGCCTACTGTGAGGACGGGAGAACGGTCCAGGTCCGGGGCGCGATCTGGGACGTCACCGAACGACACCGACAGCGCCAGGAGATCCGCGCCAGCAACGCGAAACTCGAGGCGCTCGCGACGGCGTTCCCGGACGTCGCGCTCGTCCTCGACGAGGAGGGACGCTACCTCGAGGTATACGCGAGCGAGGAGTCCGAAGCGCGGCTGATCGACGCTCCCGAGGCGATGGTCGGCGAACCGGTCGAAGACATCCTTCCGCGGCGACAGGCCGAGACGATCCGGGAGGGCGTCGAGCGCGCGGTCGAGACGGGCGCGACCCAGACGGTCGAGTACCGGCTCGAGGTGCCGGCCGGAAACCGGTGGTTCGAAGGGCGGATCGCGCCGGTCGGCGACCGCATCGGCGGCTCGAGGGCGGTCGTGCTGGTTGCCCGCGACGTGACCGAGCGCAAAGAGACCGCAGCGGAGCTCCGCCAGCGGGAGGCCCACCTCGAGCAGGCCCAGGCGGTCGCGAACATCGGCAGTTGGCACATGGACGTCCCCTCGGACCAGATCTACTGGTCCGACGAGGTCTACGAAATCTTCGGCCTCGAGAGGGAGGACGGGCCGATCGACCACGACCGCTTCATGGCTCACATCCACCCCGACGACAGGACGTTCGTCGATCGGGAGTGGGAGGCGGCGAAACGGGGCGACACCTACGACGTCGAACACCGGATCGTCACCGCCGACGGCGGAACGAAGTGGGTCAGACAGAAGGCCGAACTGACGTTCGACGACGGCCAGCCGGTCAGCGCCGTCGGCGTCGTCCAGGACGTGACCGATCGCAAGGAGTACGAGCGCCGCCTCGAGTCCCAGAACGAACGACTCGAGGTGTTCAATCGCGTCATCCGTCACGACCTCCGCAACCGGATGAACGTGATCGAGGGGTACGCTTCGATGCTCGAGGACCGCGTCGATGACGAGAACTCCTTCGCCAGCCGAATCCGCATCGCGGCCGAGGAACTGCTCTCGGTCGGCGAGGAGATCCACCGAGCGAACCGACTCGTCACCGATCCGTCGCACGATCGCCGTCCCGTCGACCTCCGTGCCGCCCTCGAGAGCGCGCTCGACTCGCTCCGGGAGCGATACGAGGAGTTCGGGTGTACGATGACCGCGCCGGAGTCGGCGTGGGTCCGCGGTGCGGATGGGATCGAAGTCGCGCTCGAGAACGTCCTCGAGAACGCGATCGAACACAACGACGCGGCCCGGCCGCGGATCGAGATCGATGTGGACGTCGACCCGAACGCGGACGCCGACGGGAACGGGAAAAACGATACAGACCGCGACGATGCGATCGAGGTGACGATCGCCGACAACGGACCGGGCATCCCGAAAAGCGAGCGCGAACTCCTTACCGGGCGAAAGGAACGATCGCAACTCGAGCACACGAGCGGGCTCGGCCTCTGGATCGCCACCTGGGTCGTCTCGAGTCTCGACGGGGAACTCGAACTCGCGGAGAGGGAGGGAGAGCAACGCGGCACCGTCGTCCGTATCCGACTCCCCCGAACGGAGCGCCGATCGGCCGGCGGTTCGCCCTCGGATCCGGACCACGAATTCGGTTCGGGATCGAAACCGACCACGAACTCGACCGGGAACACGAACGCGAACGCAGGCATCGAGCCGGGCCCCGCCCGACCGTCCCGCGACGGATGA
- a CDS encoding MATE family efflux transporter, with protein MTTGAIPPKLLHLAWPLVLGNLLQTVYNLADMFWVGRVGSDAVAAVSLMFPLSWMFVSTAMGITAATIALVSQYVGADDDRMADRVVAQTILLALAVSSALALAGLYFRRPLLWLIGARDQVFLEALAYIEVIFLALPLTFLFFAFRASLQGAGDTKTAMWLVFVSAGINVVIDPFFILGWGPFPAMGTRGAAVATFISRAVAAVVGIYILLDGRFGVRLRPRDLAPDLGIQRKLIDVGYPSTIDGWARSFAAVAMAGFVARFGAAPTAAYGIGVRYMSVTWAVAGAVGNAAATGVGQNLGAKTPDRAAAVARTATAGTMVLIFAVAAVLVAFPAQAMRVFVADPDVIAEGVVFLRIIGPFWALFAGVMVIQGAFRGAGNTREAMVLSFLSRWIFRVPVALALGFTAVTIPVLGVTVPTVPGIDLGIEGIWWAYSFGMIASFVVAVAWFRLGTWREGVIDEDADAGEPPDGESTGRPDVPADGERESVDD; from the coding sequence ATGACGACCGGGGCGATCCCCCCGAAACTCCTCCACCTGGCCTGGCCGCTGGTCCTGGGGAACCTCCTCCAGACGGTCTACAACCTGGCGGACATGTTCTGGGTCGGCCGGGTGGGGAGCGACGCCGTCGCCGCCGTCTCGCTGATGTTCCCCCTCTCGTGGATGTTCGTCTCGACGGCGATGGGGATCACCGCCGCCACCATCGCGCTGGTCTCCCAGTACGTCGGGGCCGACGACGACCGGATGGCCGACAGGGTCGTCGCACAGACGATCCTGCTCGCGCTGGCCGTCTCGAGCGCGCTCGCGCTCGCGGGCCTTTACTTCCGGCGCCCGCTGCTGTGGCTGATCGGGGCCCGCGATCAGGTGTTCCTCGAGGCGCTGGCCTACATCGAAGTGATCTTCCTCGCTTTGCCGCTGACCTTCCTCTTCTTCGCCTTCCGGGCCTCGCTCCAGGGTGCCGGAGACACGAAGACGGCGATGTGGCTCGTCTTCGTTTCGGCCGGGATCAACGTCGTCATCGACCCCTTCTTCATCCTCGGCTGGGGGCCGTTCCCCGCGATGGGGACCCGCGGGGCGGCGGTCGCGACGTTCATCTCGCGGGCGGTCGCGGCCGTGGTGGGGATCTACATCCTGCTTGACGGACGGTTCGGTGTCAGACTCCGGCCGCGGGACCTCGCGCCGGATCTCGGCATCCAGCGGAAGTTGATCGACGTCGGCTACCCGTCGACGATCGACGGCTGGGCCAGGAGCTTCGCGGCGGTCGCGATGGCCGGCTTCGTCGCCCGTTTCGGGGCGGCCCCGACCGCGGCCTATGGGATCGGGGTCCGGTACATGTCGGTCACGTGGGCCGTCGCCGGCGCGGTCGGCAACGCCGCGGCGACCGGCGTCGGACAGAACCTCGGCGCGAAGACGCCGGACCGCGCCGCCGCCGTCGCCAGGACTGCGACCGCGGGGACGATGGTACTGATCTTCGCGGTCGCGGCCGTGCTCGTCGCCTTCCCGGCACAGGCGATGCGCGTCTTCGTCGCCGATCCCGACGTGATCGCAGAGGGCGTCGTCTTCCTGCGAATCATCGGGCCGTTCTGGGCGCTGTTCGCCGGCGTGATGGTCATCCAGGGGGCGTTCCGCGGGGCCGGCAACACCCGCGAAGCGATGGTGCTTTCCTTCCTCTCGAGGTGGATCTTCCGGGTTCCCGTGGCGCTCGCGCTGGGTTTTACCGCCGTGACGATTCCAGTGCTGGGCGTAACGGTCCCGACCGTCCCGGGGATCGACCTCGGCATCGAAGGGATCTGGTGGGCCTACTCGTTCGGGATGATCGCCTCGTTCGTCGTCGCCGTCGCGTGGTTCCGGCTCGGCACCTGGCGCGAGGGGGTCATCGACGAGGATGCGGACGCCGGGGAACCGCCCGACGGGGAGTCGACGGGCCGGCCGGACGTCCCCGCCGACGGCGAGCGGGAGTCGGTCGACGACTGA
- a CDS encoding flippase, whose amino-acid sequence MTDHDEGVSTLAKQGSITFVGNVVNGILGFGIVMLMTRFVSPSVYGLFVLATSVILFMQVFANLGLPLAIDYFVPQYLADEERGKAKGVIVQVTATVLVTSSLVAFALAASAGFVGDFFREPSMEVALLLLSVTIPMLAIYNVLLTSYYSIKKLQYRVIMRDLVRPIVRFSITAGLLLIGYGLLGLIVGYVVGLFVAISIGAAVFTYKAWDLLTADLELVAPKPLVTYSVPLAMTSVVFVLMGHVDYFVLGFYLSSDDVGIYRVGYMLGSGLMIIFNSLSPVFKPLIAETREDVELVQARFRTMARWIAGITLPIAIVVSLGASSYLSVLYTPQYAEASAVVALLAAAFLFNVTFGGPDGSLLQGMGYSRMVFANTLVLFGANFLVSLALVPIVGIEGAAIGSATALFLVGALTLIEIYYLDGIHPFTREFGKIVAAGVPAAIAGTPVVYLLESDLLVVVALPAVVIGTYLLTLLASDAFTEEDARMLGEFSPRLEKWLPVG is encoded by the coding sequence ATGACCGATCACGACGAAGGTGTCTCGACGCTGGCGAAACAGGGAAGCATCACGTTCGTCGGGAACGTGGTCAATGGGATCCTCGGCTTCGGGATCGTCATGCTGATGACCCGGTTCGTCAGCCCCTCGGTCTACGGCCTGTTCGTCCTCGCGACCTCGGTTATCCTCTTCATGCAGGTGTTCGCCAACCTCGGGCTCCCCCTGGCAATCGACTACTTCGTCCCCCAGTACCTCGCCGACGAAGAACGGGGGAAGGCCAAGGGGGTGATCGTCCAGGTCACCGCGACGGTACTCGTGACCTCGTCGCTGGTGGCGTTCGCACTGGCGGCGAGCGCGGGGTTCGTCGGCGACTTCTTCCGGGAGCCGTCGATGGAGGTCGCGCTGTTGCTCCTGTCGGTGACGATCCCGATGCTGGCGATCTACAACGTCCTCCTGACCTCCTACTACAGCATCAAGAAGCTACAGTACCGGGTCATCATGCGGGACCTCGTTCGCCCGATCGTCCGGTTTAGCATCACGGCGGGCCTCCTGCTGATCGGCTACGGGCTGCTCGGACTCATCGTCGGCTACGTCGTCGGCCTCTTCGTCGCGATCTCGATCGGCGCGGCGGTCTTCACCTACAAGGCCTGGGATCTCCTGACCGCCGACCTCGAGCTGGTCGCCCCGAAACCCCTCGTCACCTACTCCGTGCCGCTGGCGATGACGAGCGTCGTCTTCGTCCTGATGGGCCACGTCGACTACTTCGTGCTGGGCTTTTACCTCTCGTCGGACGACGTCGGCATCTACCGGGTCGGCTACATGCTCGGGTCGGGGCTGATGATCATTTTCAACTCGCTGTCGCCGGTGTTCAAGCCGCTGATCGCCGAGACCCGCGAGGACGTCGAACTCGTCCAGGCGCGGTTCCGGACGATGGCCAGGTGGATCGCCGGGATCACGCTGCCGATCGCGATCGTCGTCTCGCTGGGAGCCAGTTCGTACCTCTCGGTGCTGTATACCCCCCAGTACGCCGAAGCCAGCGCCGTCGTCGCGTTGCTCGCCGCTGCCTTCCTCTTCAACGTCACCTTCGGCGGCCCGGACGGCTCCTTGCTGCAGGGGATGGGCTACTCGCGGATGGTCTTTGCGAACACGCTCGTCCTCTTCGGCGCGAACTTCCTCGTCTCGCTGGCGCTGGTGCCGATCGTCGGCATCGAAGGGGCCGCGATCGGTTCGGCGACCGCGCTCTTTCTCGTCGGGGCGCTCACCCTGATCGAGATCTACTACCTCGACGGGATCCACCCCTTCACCCGGGAGTTCGGCAAGATCGTCGCGGCGGGCGTCCCCGCGGCGATCGCCGGCACACCGGTCGTCTACCTCCTCGAGTCGGACCTCCTCGTCGTCGTCGCGCTCCCGGCCGTCGTCATCGGCACCTACCTGCTCACGCTGCTCGCGAGCGACGCGTTCACCGAGGAGGACGCCCGGATGCTCGGGGAGTTCAGCCCGCGACTCGAGAAGTGGTTGCCGGTGGGCTAG
- a CDS encoding FxLYD domain-containing protein, with translation MHRRAFLPLALGPLAAGVGAGCLEYLDDDGEEITDPGDVEIVWHDLVRDDPGTEDERVAVWGIVRNVGDRTLTYIEIRATFFGPDDEELESVIENVDGDVSSGEEWAVEVEFPHFGERAAEVERYELEPATGV, from the coding sequence ATGCACCGTCGTGCGTTCCTCCCGCTCGCGCTCGGCCCGCTGGCGGCCGGGGTCGGCGCCGGGTGCCTCGAGTACCTCGACGACGACGGCGAGGAGATCACCGACCCGGGCGACGTCGAGATCGTCTGGCACGACCTCGTCCGGGACGATCCCGGGACCGAAGACGAACGTGTCGCCGTCTGGGGGATCGTCAGGAACGTCGGCGACCGGACGCTGACCTACATCGAGATCCGGGCGACGTTCTTCGGGCCGGACGACGAGGAACTCGAGAGCGTTATCGAGAACGTCGACGGGGACGTCAGTTCGGGTGAAGAGTGGGCGGTCGAGGTCGAATTCCCCCACTTCGGGGAGCGGGCCGCCGAGGTCGAACGATACGAACTGGAACCGGCGACGGGCGTGTGA
- the surE gene encoding 5'/3'-nucleotidase SurE produces MDSSPEILLTNDDGIDAPGIRALYDALSEVGSVTVVAPDRNRSAVGRALTYGRTSDDGERDEDRDWNADGNANTDVDADSPSNSRDTNADAAATASRDGGFAVDIPADSFTSPVPHVDHELGYAVDGTPCDCAIVGVNAIEPNPDIVVSGCNAGANLGAYVLSRSGTVSAAMEAAFLGVPSIAVSMDTLGYERAGDNLESDGDLEPVDFERAAAVTASIVESAPGTGLFDRVDYLNVNVPRPDRPIDGVSIVRPTEVYEMDATMEDGRFRLTNRLWQQMANRDIPDPPDTDRHALLGDELAISPLVAPYELVDSEPVRRLLEDAVAL; encoded by the coding sequence ATGGATTCATCGCCGGAGATTCTGTTGACCAACGACGACGGGATCGACGCGCCCGGCATTCGGGCGCTGTACGACGCGCTCTCGGAGGTCGGTTCGGTGACGGTCGTGGCCCCGGACCGGAACCGAAGCGCGGTCGGCCGGGCGCTGACCTACGGCCGGACGAGCGACGACGGGGAAAGGGACGAGGACAGGGACTGGAACGCGGACGGGAACGCGAACACGGATGTGGACGCGGACTCCCCATCGAACTCCCGCGACACGAACGCCGACGCAGCCGCGACCGCCTCGAGGGACGGCGGATTCGCCGTCGACATCCCCGCGGACTCGTTTACCTCTCCGGTCCCCCACGTCGACCACGAACTCGGCTACGCGGTCGACGGCACCCCCTGTGACTGCGCCATCGTCGGCGTCAACGCCATCGAGCCGAACCCCGATATCGTGGTCTCGGGCTGTAACGCGGGTGCCAACCTCGGCGCGTACGTTCTCTCCCGGTCGGGCACCGTCAGCGCGGCGATGGAGGCCGCGTTCCTCGGCGTTCCCTCGATCGCCGTCTCGATGGACACCCTCGGCTACGAGCGGGCGGGCGACAACCTCGAGTCCGACGGTGATCTCGAGCCCGTCGACTTCGAGCGCGCGGCGGCGGTCACCGCCTCGATCGTCGAGAGCGCGCCCGGAACCGGCCTCTTCGACCGCGTCGACTACCTCAACGTCAACGTCCCCCGGCCGGACCGCCCCATCGACGGCGTCTCGATCGTGCGCCCGACGGAGGTCTACGAGATGGACGCGACGATGGAGGACGGTCGCTTCCGGCTGACGAACCGCCTCTGGCAGCAGATGGCCAACCGGGACATCCCGGACCCACCGGACACCGACCGTCACGCCCTCCTCGGGGACGAACTGGCGATTTCGCCGCTGGTCGCGCCGTACGAACTCGTCGACTCGGAGCCGGTCCGGCGGCTCCTCGAGGACGCCGTGGCGCTTTGA
- a CDS encoding DUF2103 domain-containing protein, producing MECRHCASPLEKPGDFCLVCRETNTEAVVLEAARDRATLTMLADEDCEEPVLGKTTITTMPEEGDNEVVELRNFAGLIGDEIRRKRPEEVYAGGDRAVIRAVREEVHHPFYRVDDEEPVQAVRDRRGNRALDVVDTPPTEKIGGSHSTLIGGRTGMQAIQAVAGHPHVKKVIPGPIDAGGKGSQSGLRAKVTRADDGGNVRMLLRDGSSVQENRVVTTARDREMGERIREDLNDVLSEADFQ from the coding sequence ATGGAGTGTCGCCACTGCGCGTCGCCGCTCGAGAAACCCGGGGACTTCTGTCTGGTCTGCCGGGAAACCAACACGGAAGCGGTGGTCCTCGAGGCGGCGCGCGACCGGGCGACGCTGACGATGCTCGCGGACGAGGACTGCGAGGAGCCGGTGCTGGGGAAGACGACGATCACGACGATGCCCGAGGAGGGCGACAACGAGGTCGTCGAACTCCGGAACTTCGCGGGGCTGATCGGCGACGAGATCCGGCGGAAACGCCCCGAAGAGGTCTACGCCGGCGGTGACCGGGCGGTGATCCGCGCCGTCCGCGAGGAGGTTCACCACCCATTCTATCGCGTCGACGACGAAGAGCCTGTCCAGGCGGTCCGCGATCGGCGGGGGAACCGGGCGCTCGACGTGGTCGACACCCCGCCGACGGAGAAGATCGGCGGCAGCCACTCGACGCTGATCGGCGGCCGGACGGGGATGCAGGCGATCCAGGCCGTCGCGGGCCACCCCCACGTCAAGAAGGTGATCCCCGGCCCGATCGACGCCGGCGGCAAGGGCTCCCAGTCCGGCCTGCGCGCGAAGGTCACCCGGGCCGACGACGGCGGTAACGTTCGCATGCTCTTGCGGGACGGCTCGAGCGTTCAGGAGAACCGGGTCGTGACGACGGCTCGAGATCGGGAGATGGGCGAACGGATCCGGGAGGACCTCAACGACGTGCTGTCGGAGGCGGACTTCCAGTAG
- a CDS encoding COG1361 family protein: MRRRRYLATGGSLVATLADGREAIERERSVRDVRTDDHDDGDGDGDGSDVEVRILETNAPVRGGSLLEAAVEVENVGPTRARPGIEFSYEGEYRWTIRTTVEAGESKTIDPIRFRTYPVESDDEVTVGAAVENGGDADERTAVVLAVDPLHPDRTRPDRHLSVRPETSLLFEVLDVERYGGRSQWFVDREHAGASMGPWYGAYYEREGADFWRTSFESPGTHEVAVAVLEDEDEIRRATWSVEVAETGVEPPSIEAIRPDEESLEVSRGEPTELQLDVAHPDGLLDRVVWWLGHADVVLDVTPVSGTTDTATYELESSCHRCPIIVWVVAENGSVASASPWVIDGVDDAPDAELGVTITETNDPVDAGEVLEVSARVENRTDGAITRDAELIVGHDPTLVDRASVTVGGGETETVDLEFETAVVRRTQTFPARVEIGEAADERTVEVIGTGDVGPSVTITGTNSPVRTGEVLEVTAELENPHSSTLTREVQLVVGHDPEVVETRTVTLEPGATETVILEFETALVEHDQEFPVRVETEGDADEVPVFVYVEAPPMLVRILDTNDPVATGDVLEVTAEVENVARSTATRDVDLVVGHDPTLVDTETVTVGGGETRTVVLEFETALVRRTQTFPARVESGDDAAVRDVEVIGTEDLEVDVTITGSNDPVDAGEWLSVTAVVENASDVAVTGEFEFVVGHDPTVEDGATVRLGPGGTTTLEMGFRTAIVENDQTFPVRVESALASDERTVEVRGTDGA, translated from the coding sequence ATGCGGCGCCGGAGATATCTCGCTACTGGGGGGAGTCTGGTGGCGACACTGGCGGACGGGAGGGAAGCGATCGAACGCGAGCGTTCGGTACGAGACGTCCGTACCGACGACCACGACGACGGGGACGGGGACGGGGACGGAAGCGACGTCGAAGTACGCATTCTCGAGACGAACGCCCCGGTTCGTGGCGGTTCGCTGCTGGAGGCGGCGGTCGAGGTCGAGAACGTCGGACCGACGCGGGCCAGACCGGGGATCGAGTTCTCGTACGAGGGCGAGTACCGGTGGACGATCCGGACGACGGTCGAGGCGGGCGAAAGCAAGACGATCGATCCCATCCGGTTTCGAACCTACCCCGTCGAGTCGGACGACGAAGTGACGGTAGGGGCCGCAGTCGAGAACGGCGGCGACGCCGACGAGCGGACGGCCGTCGTGCTCGCGGTCGATCCCTTACACCCCGATCGGACCCGCCCGGACCGGCATCTCTCGGTACGGCCGGAGACGTCGCTCCTGTTCGAGGTCCTGGACGTCGAGCGGTACGGCGGCCGATCGCAGTGGTTCGTCGACCGCGAGCACGCGGGCGCGTCGATGGGGCCCTGGTACGGCGCGTACTACGAGCGGGAAGGGGCCGACTTCTGGCGGACGTCGTTCGAGTCGCCGGGGACACACGAGGTCGCCGTTGCCGTCCTCGAGGACGAAGACGAGATCCGCCGGGCGACGTGGTCGGTCGAGGTGGCCGAAACCGGGGTCGAACCCCCGTCGATCGAGGCGATCCGCCCCGACGAGGAGTCGCTCGAGGTGAGCCGCGGCGAACCGACCGAACTGCAACTCGACGTGGCCCACCCGGACGGGCTGCTCGATCGGGTCGTCTGGTGGCTCGGCCACGCTGACGTCGTCCTCGACGTCACTCCAGTGAGCGGAACGACGGATACGGCAACGTACGAACTCGAGAGTTCCTGTCACCGCTGTCCGATCATCGTCTGGGTCGTCGCCGAGAACGGGAGCGTCGCGTCCGCGAGCCCCTGGGTGATCGACGGGGTCGACGACGCCCCCGACGCGGAACTCGGCGTGACGATCACGGAGACGAACGACCCCGTCGACGCGGGGGAGGTCCTCGAGGTGAGCGCACGGGTCGAGAACCGGACGGACGGGGCGATCACCCGGGACGCCGAGTTGATCGTCGGCCACGATCCGACGCTGGTCGACCGGGCATCGGTAACCGTCGGCGGCGGCGAAACCGAGACCGTCGACCTCGAGTTCGAAACGGCGGTGGTCAGGCGAACCCAGACGTTCCCCGCACGGGTCGAAATCGGGGAGGCCGCCGACGAACGGACGGTCGAGGTGATCGGTACCGGGGACGTCGGGCCGTCGGTGACGATCACCGGGACCAACTCCCCGGTCCGGACGGGCGAGGTCCTCGAGGTGACCGCCGAACTCGAGAACCCCCACTCGTCGACGTTGACGCGCGAGGTACAGCTGGTCGTCGGCCACGACCCTGAGGTCGTCGAGACGAGAACGGTGACGCTCGAGCCGGGCGCGACCGAGACGGTGATCCTCGAGTTCGAGACGGCCCTCGTCGAGCACGACCAGGAGTTCCCGGTTCGGGTCGAGACGGAGGGAGACGCCGACGAAGTCCCCGTCTTCGTGTACGTCGAGGCGCCCCCGATGCTGGTGCGCATCCTCGACACGAACGATCCCGTCGCCACGGGCGACGTCCTCGAGGTGACCGCCGAGGTCGAGAACGTCGCCCGGTCGACGGCGACGCGGGACGTCGATCTCGTCGTCGGTCACGATCCGACGCTCGTCGACACCGAGACGGTGACCGTCGGCGGCGGCGAGACGCGGACGGTGGTCCTCGAGTTCGAGACGGCACTCGTCCGACGAACCCAGACGTTCCCCGCTCGGGTCGAGAGCGGCGACGACGCGGCCGTCCGGGACGTCGAGGTGATCGGCACCGAGGACCTCGAGGTCGACGTGACGATTACGGGGAGCAACGATCCCGTGGACGCGGGCGAGTGGCTCTCGGTGACGGCAGTCGTCGAGAACGCGAGCGACGTCGCGGTCACCGGGGAGTTCGAGTTCGTCGTCGGCCACGATCCGACGGTCGAAGACGGCGCGACGGTTCGGCTCGGTCCGGGCGGGACGACGACCCTCGAGATGGGGTTCCGGACGGCGATCGTGGAAAACGACCAGACGTTCCCTGTCCGGGTCGAGAGCGCGCTCGCGAGCGACGAACGGACGGTCGAAGTCCGGGGCACCGACGGCGCGTAG
- a CDS encoding eL43 family ribosomal protein, protein MSDKGNVGSAGRFGARYGRVARRRVSEIEDDMENAQLDGDDVTRVGTGIWKNEETGEVFTGGAYRPETPAGRTVQRSIRAALAEDDE, encoded by the coding sequence ATGAGCGACAAAGGAAACGTCGGCAGTGCGGGCCGCTTCGGCGCACGCTACGGTCGCGTCGCCCGACGTCGGGTCAGCGAGATCGAAGACGACATGGAGAACGCCCAGCTCGACGGCGACGACGTCACTCGCGTCGGGACCGGCATCTGGAAGAACGAGGAGACCGGCGAGGTCTTCACCGGCGGCGCGTACCGTCCGGAGACCCCCGCCGGCCGTACCGTCCAGCGCTCGATCCGCGCCGCACTGGCCGAGGACGACGAATAA
- a CDS encoding DNA-directed RNA polymerase subunit P — MSYKCSRCKRDVQLDEYGGVRCPYCGHRVLLKERSRDVKEVDVQ; from the coding sequence ATGAGCTACAAGTGCTCCCGCTGTAAACGCGACGTCCAGCTCGACGAGTACGGCGGCGTCCGCTGTCCGTACTGCGGACACCGCGTACTCCTGAAAGAACGCAGCCGCGACGTCAAGGAAGTCGACGTCCAGTAA